In Silene latifolia isolate original U9 population chromosome X, ASM4854445v1, whole genome shotgun sequence, the following proteins share a genomic window:
- the LOC141623284 gene encoding homeobox-leucine zipper protein ATHB-40, which yields MQVEGNEADLISQIYSGLYPDQVAPKQGDQPIKRRRKRKSKAEGSASCLKKRKLSDEQVNMLEISFGCDHKLESERKDRLAAEVGLHPRQVAVWFQNRRTRWKTKRLEEEYSELKKKHENLVVEKCRLETEVLSLKDELKDTKKEVKKLQEKTTLSSSISSPNQIHSSNSPSSSMTIEYQTNVMDPQLFNDQYGMATAGCLDVMFYGPDNDYVVSNMDWMTNLYGI from the exons ATGCAAGTTGAAGGTAATGAGGCTGATTTAATCTCTCAAATCTACTCCGGTTTATACCCTGATCAAGTTGCTCCTAAACAAG GGGATCAACCAATAAAACGACGTCGTAAGAGGAAGAGTAAAGCGGAAGGAAGTGCAAGTTGCTTGAAGAAGAGAAAGTTAAGTGATGAGCAAGTGAACATGTTGGAAATAAGCTTCGGGTGTGATCACAAGCTAGAGTCGGAACGTAAAGACCGGCTAGCGGCGGAGGTAGGTTTGCACCCGAGGCAGGTTGCGGTTTGGTTCCAAAACCGTAGGACTCGCTGGAAAACCAAAAGGTTGGAGGAAGAGTACTCCGAGTTAAAGAAGAAGCATGAAAACCTTGTTGTTGAAAAATGTCGTTTGGAAACTGAG GTGTTAAGTTTGAAAGATGAACTAAAGGATACAAAAAAGGAGGTAAAAAAGCTTCAAGAGAAAACAACATTATCTTCATCAATATCATCTCCTAATCAAATTCATTCAAGTAACAGTCCAAGTTCCTCCATGACTATTGAGTATCAAACTAATGTCATGGACCCTCAACTATTCAACGATCAATATGGAATGGCAACTGCAGGCTGCTTAGATGTCATGTTCTATGGCCCCGACAACGATTACGTCGTGTCCAACATGGATTGGATGACTAATCTCTATGGCATTTGA
- the LOC141617308 gene encoding protein FAR1-RELATED SEQUENCE 3-like — MATTINWFAEVSLRHPELTVLLLKIGATKTYKILKEYVNGFENIRASLNDFKNFHRDVKWYIHERDGQMFVDHFKELSVNRPGFFFDYDVDSDGSLSKAIWADGIARRNYSVFGDAVSFDPTYSTNKYDMAFTPFTAVDHHKRSVTFCGALVAHEDADSFKWVFTRFLAAMGGKEPNYIITDQDPARWTNLTQKKIVNCKRHTFPITSTHLAIEVHGAQVYSHRVFEEFQEEVKYSIDTCKSRGFSECDSLEVTTIRDANRDRNYEVTYCPDTLKATCSCRMFERKCILCRHVIWIYSSNGVKIIPEQCVVKRWCKDAMLSKMFDCNGEATEDVDIIDGKRIAMSVMWLEIHQTVGMIMGKLKDDVDNFSSLIRQFKEKLSPLGSPLNKEQQLEKILGCSASQEITILPPKQSKNKGSGKRMLSMKAKAVALARKPKYYAIKVTLHL, encoded by the exons ATGGCCACAACCATCAACTG GTTTGCTGAAGTTAGCCTTCGCCATCCTGAACTTACAGTTTTGttg CTGAAAATAGGAGCAACGAAGACTTACAAAATTTTGAAGGAATatgttaatgggtttgaaaaCATCAGAGCTAGtttaaatgattttaagaactttcacagaGATGTGAAATGGTACATTCATGAACGGGACGGTCAGATGTTCGTGGACCACTTTAAGGAATTGAGTGTTAATAGGCCagggttcttctttgactatgatgttgattcTGACGGTAGCCTTAGTAAAGCTATATGGGCCGACGGAATCGCTAGAAGGAATTACTCAGTTTTTGGGGATGCAGTGTCGTTCGATCCGACGTATTCTACCAATAAGTATGACATGGCCTTCACACCTTTCACCGCGGTTGATCACCATAAACGATCAGTCACTTTCTGTGGAGCGCTGGTTGCTCATGAAGATGCAGACTCGTTTAAATGGGTTTTCACCCGTTTTTTGGCTGCGATGGGTGGGAAAGAGCCTAATTATATTATCACAGATCAGGATCCTG CGCGATGGACCAACCTCACACAGAAAAAGATTGTCAACTGTAAGAGACACACTTTCCCTATAACATCAACGCATCTAGCTATCGAAGTGCATGGGGCGCAAGTGTACAGTCATAGAGTATTCGAGGAATTTCAAGAAGAAGTCAAGTACTCAATCGATACTTGTAAAAGCAGAGGTTTTTCTGAGTGTGACTCTTTAGAGGTGACCACTATAAGAGATGCAAACAGGGACAGAAATTATGAGGTCACATACTGCCCAG ATACATTGAAAGCCACTTGTAGCTGCAGAATGTTTGAGAGGAAATGCATTCTTTGCCGGCATGTCATATGGATTTACTCATCGAACGGAGTGAAGATTATTCCAGAACAATGTGTTGTTAAAAGATGGTGTAAAGATGCAATGTTGTCTAAAATGTTCGATTGTAATGGTGAAGCAACTGAGGACGttgatataatagatggaaaaCGGATTGCGATGTCAGTAATGTGGTTAGAGATTCATCAGACAGTTGGTATGATCATGGGCAAATTGAAGGATGATGTCGACAACTTTTCTAGTCTAATTAGACAGTTTAAGGAGAAACTGTCACCCTTAGGATCACCATTGAATAAAGAACAACAGTTGGAGAAAATTCTTGGCTGTTCTGCTAGTCAAGAGATAACCATTTTGCCGCCTAAGCAATCCAAAAACAAAGGAAGCGGAAAGAGAATGTTGTCGATGAAGGCAAAAGCAGTTGCCTTGGCAAGGAAGCCAAAAT attatgcgattaaagttacacttcatCTATAG